The Kocuria turfanensis genome contains the following window.
CGCGCAGGAGCACCTCGCCCTCGTGCTGGCCGAGGGCGCGGGAGTGGTGGCCTTCGCCCCGCTCCAGCTGCTGGGGCTGCTGCCCATGCTGCTGCTCGGCCTGGCGCTCAGCCGCTACCGGGTGCTGGAGGACCCCGGGCCCCGCCGCGGGCGGCTGCTGGTCACCGCGGTGGCCTGCATCGGCGCGGGGCTGCTCACCGGCTTCGGCACGGGCCTGCTGACCACGGACATGCTCGAGCCTTCCACCACCGCAGGGTCCCTGCTCACCGGGCTGGACGCCCTGACCGGGGCCGCGCAGGGCATCGGCTACGCGCTCGTGGTGGCCCTGGTCTGCGCGCGGGCCCAGCGCCGGTCCCCGGGCACTCCCCTCCGGGCGCGGGAGCACCCCGCGCTGTGGTCGCTGCAGGCACTGGGGCGCCGGTCGATGAGCGGCTACATCGCCCAGTCCGTGCTCTTCACGGTCCTGATGCCGCCGTTCGCGCTGGGCCTCGGCCGCGCCCTGACCCCCACCGCCGCGCTGCTGCTGGGCACCGCGGTGTGGCTGGCCACCCTGCTCGGCGCCGTCCTGCTCGAGCGGCGCGGCCTGCGGGGGCCCGTCGAGACGGTCCACCGGCGGCTGTTCCTCGGCCCCGCCCGGGGCCGCTCCGGCCCGCACCCCGCGACGAGCGCATAGGCTCGGAGCAGCATCCTCCCCCCGCCAGCACCAGGAGCCGCCATGCCCAGCCCCGCCGGCGCGAGTCCCGCGCCCCACCCGCTCTCCTCCGCGTCGACCGCCGGCCCGGTCGCCGGCCCGGCCACCGACCGGACCGCCAGCGCCCCGGAGCGCGCCGACACCGCGGCGCGGTCGGTCCGTGAGCTCTTCGCCGGGCGCGCCCTGGGCGTGCCGGGCACCCTGCTGGGCGCACCGGGGCACCCGCGGCCCCGGTCCCGCACGGCCCCGTGGCACTACTGGTGGCAGGCCCACCTGCTCGACGCCCTGGTGGACGCCGCGCTGCGGCACCGGGACGAGCCCGCCCGCGCGGAGGGGATCCGCCGGGAGGCGCACCGGCTGCTGCGCGGGATCACCCTGCGCAGCGGTGGACGGGTCACCCAGAACTCCTACTACGACGACATGGCCTGGCTGCTGCTGGCCGTGGGCCGGCTCGCCGCGCTGGACCGCGAGCTCACCGGGCGGGCGGACGTGGCGTGCCTGGACGCGGGCCGGGCCCTGCTCGCCCGGATCGAGCGGGGGCACACGGCGGACCTGGGCGGCGGGGTCTTCTGGAACACCCGTCACGACGTGAAGAACACCGCGTCCTCAGCCCCTGCGGCCCTGGCCTTCGTGCGCACGCACCGCACCGACCAGGCCCGCGCGGTGCTGGGCTGGCTGCAGGAGAACCTGTGGGACCCCGGGCGGAAGGTCTTCCACGACGGGCTGGTCCTGGTCGCCGCCGGATCCGGCAGCGAGGTCACGCGGCGGGACGAGCGGCTGTTCAGCTACAACTCCGGGCCCGTGCTCGGGGCGCTGCTCGAGCTCGCGGACGCCCCCGGCACGGGCGCGGACGACCGGGCGCGCCTGCTGGGCACGGCGGCCGACGTGGTGGCGGGCGCCGCGGAGGCCTACGGCCGGACGGTGCCGGGGCGGCGGGTCCTCACCACGCACGGCGGCGGGGACGGCGGGCTGTTCAGCGGGATCCTGGCCCGCTACCTCGCCCAGGCGGCCCTGCACCCGGACCTGGCCGAGCCCGCGCGGCGCGCCGC
Protein-coding sequences here:
- a CDS encoding DUF418 domain-containing protein, giving the protein MSAPRTAPASARVPAPDVARGLMLWVIAVANVTAWIWAPGPTDGPRDRTLGAGAGTAGWTADDVVNTAMSMLVDGRGFPLFSFLVGYGVGQIAAREAACGTPLPRARQLLVRRYGWLLLIGALHACLLFPGDIITAYAFGGLFLTLLIAEGTATLLVLAGLGSVLMVLYGAASWAVRAPGTAPFPSLVTDSAQEHLALVLAEGAGVVAFAPLQLLGLLPMLLLGLALSRYRVLEDPGPRRGRLLVTAVACIGAGLLTGFGTGLLTTDMLEPSTTAGSLLTGLDALTGAAQGIGYALVVALVCARAQRRSPGTPLRAREHPALWSLQALGRRSMSGYIAQSVLFTVLMPPFALGLGRALTPTAALLLGTAVWLATLLGAVLLERRGLRGPVETVHRRLFLGPARGRSGPHPATSA
- a CDS encoding glycoside hydrolase family 76 protein, producing the protein MPSPAGASPAPHPLSSASTAGPVAGPATDRTASAPERADTAARSVRELFAGRALGVPGTLLGAPGHPRPRSRTAPWHYWWQAHLLDALVDAALRHRDEPARAEGIRREAHRLLRGITLRSGGRVTQNSYYDDMAWLLLAVGRLAALDRELTGRADVACLDAGRALLARIERGHTADLGGGVFWNTRHDVKNTASSAPAALAFVRTHRTDQARAVLGWLQENLWDPGRKVFHDGLVLVAAGSGSEVTRRDERLFSYNSGPVLGALLELADAPGTGADDRARLLGTAADVVAGAAEAYGRTVPGRRVLTTHGGGDGGLFSGILARYLAQAALHPDLAEPARRAAAELVTGTADALWAGRREADPATVPGRGGAPSARTGGAVAIFSPDPARPAEQAQRPGAPVELSTQVQAWTVLEAAARLERP